The following coding sequences lie in one Gorilla gorilla gorilla isolate KB3781 chromosome 5, NHGRI_mGorGor1-v2.1_pri, whole genome shotgun sequence genomic window:
- the H4C2 gene encoding histone H4, which yields MSGRGKGGKGLGKGGAKRHRKVLRDNIQGITKPAIRRLARRGGVKRISGLIYEETRGVLKVFLENVIRDAVTYTEHAKRKTVTAMDVVYALKRQGRTLYGFGG from the coding sequence ATGTCTGGTCGTGGCAAAGGAGGTAAAGGTTTGGGTAAAGGAGGTGCCAAGCGTCACCGAAAAGTGTTGCGGGATAACATCCAAGGCATCACCAAGCCGGCCATTCGGCGCCTTGCTAGGCGTGGTGGGGTTAAGCGAATCTCCGGTTTGATTTATGAGGAGACTCGTGGCGTTCTCAAGGTGTTTCTGGAGAACGTGATCCGGGACGCCGTGACCTACACGGAGCACGCCAAGCGCAAGACTGTCACTGCCATGGATGTGGTTTACGCGCTCAAGCGTCAAGGACGCACCCTGTACGGCTTCGGCGGTTAA
- the H3C2 gene encoding histone H3.1 — protein sequence MARTKQTARKSTGGKAPRKQLATKAARKSAPATGGVKKPHRYRPGTVALREIRRYQKSTELLIRKLPFQRLVREIAQDFKTDLRFQSSAVMALQEACEAYLVGLFEDTNLCAIHAKRVTIMPKDIQLARRIRGERA from the coding sequence ATGGCTCGTACTAAACAGACAGCTCGTAAATCCACCGGCGGTAAGGCGCCACGCAAGCAGCTGGCTACCAAGGCTGCTCGCAAGAGCGCGCCGGCTACTGGCGGCGTGAAAAAGCCTCACCGTTACCGCCCGGGCACTGTGGCTCTGCGCGAGATCCGCCGCTACCAGAAGTCGACCGAGCTGCTTATTCGGAAGCTGCCGTTCCAGCGCCTGGTGCGAGAAATCGCCCAAGACTTCAAGACCGATCTTCGCTTCCAGAGCTCTGCGGTGATGGCGCTGCAGGAGGCTTGTGAGGCCTACTTGGTAGGGCTCTTTGAGGACACAAACCTTTGCGCCATCCATGCCAAGCGAGTGACTATTATGCCCAAGGACATCCAGCTCGCTCGCCGCATTCGCGGAGAGAGAGCGTAA
- the H2AC4 gene encoding histone H2A type 1-B/E has protein sequence MSGRGKQGGKARAKAKTRSSRAGLQFPVGRVHRLLRKGNYSERVGAGAPVYLAAVLEYLTAEILELAGNAARDNKKTRIIPRHLQLAIRNDEELNKLLGRVTIAQGGVLPNIQAVLLPKKTESHHKAKGK, from the coding sequence ATGTCTGGTCGCGGCAAACAAGGCGGTAAAGCTCGCGCCAAGGCTAAGACTCGGTCTTCTCGTGCAGGTTTGCAGTTTCCTGTGGGCCGAGTGCACCGCCTGCTCCGCAAAGGCAACTACTCCGAGCGCGTCGGGGCTGGCGCGCCGGTGTATCTCGCGGCGGTGCTTGAGTACCTGACCGCCGAGATCCTGGAGCTGGCGGGCAATGCGGCCCGCGACAACAAGAAGACCCGCATTATCCCGCGCCACCTGCAATTGGCCATCCGCAACGACGAGGAACTTAATAAACTTTTGGGGCGTGTGACCATCGCGCAGGGTGGCGTTCTGCCTAATATTCAGGCGGTGCTGCTGCCTAAGAAGACTGAGAGCCATCATAAGGCCAAGGGAAAGTGA
- the H2BC3 gene encoding histone H2B type 1-B, with protein sequence MPEPSKSAPAPKKGSKKAITKAQKKDGKKRKRSRKESYSIYVYKVLKQVHPDTGISSKAMGIMNSFVNDIFERIAGEASRLAHYNKRSTITSREIQTAVRLLLPGELAKHAVSEGTKAVTKYTSSK encoded by the coding sequence ATGCCTGAACCCTCTAAGTCTGCTCCAGCCCCTAAAAAGGGCTCTAAAAAAGCTATCACTAAGGCGCAGAAGAAGGATGGTAAGAAGCGTAAGCGCAGCCGCAAGGAGAGCTATTCTATCTATGTGTACAAGGTTCTGAAGCAGGTCCACCCCGACACCGGCATCTCATCCAAGGCCATGGGGATCATGAATTCCTTCGTCAACGACATCTTCGAGCGCATCGCGGGCGAGGCTTCTCGCCTGGCTCACTACAATAAGCGCTCGACCATCACCTCCAGGGAGATTCAGACGGCTGTGCGCCTGCTGCTGCCTGGGGAGCTGGCTAAGCATGCTGTGTCCGAGGGCACTAAGGCAGTTACCAAGTACACTAGCTCTAAATAA
- the H1-2 gene encoding histone H1.2, with product MSETAPAAPAAAPPAEKAPVKKKAAKKAGGTPRKASGPPVSELITKAVAASKERSGVSLAALKKALAAAGYDVEKNNSRIKLGLKSLVSKGTLVQTKGTGASGSFKLNKKAASGEAKPKVKKAGGTKPKKPVGAAKKPKKAAGGATPKKSAKKTPKKAKKPAAATVTKKVAKSPKKAKVAKPKKAAKSAAKAVKPKAAKPKVVKPKKAAPKKK from the coding sequence ATGTCCGAGACTGCTCCTGCCGCTCCCGCTGCCGCGCCTCCGGCGGAGAAGGCCCCTGTAAAGAAGAAGGCGGCCAAAAAGGCTGGGGGGACGCCTCGTAAGGCATCCGGTCCTCCGGTGTCAGAGCTCATCACCAAGGCTGTGGCCGCCTCTAAAGAGCGCAGCGGAGTTTCTCTGGCTGCTCTGAAAAAAGCGTTGGCTGCCGCCGGCTATGATGTGGAGAAAAACAACAGCCGTATCAAACTTGGTCTCAAGAGCCTGGTGAGCAAGGGCACTCTGGTACAGACAAAAGGCACCGGTGCTTCTGGCTCCTTTAAACTCAACAAGAAGGCAGCCTCCGGGGAAGCCAAGCCCAAGGTTAAAAAGGCGGGCGGAACCAAACCTAAGAAGCCAGTTGGGGCAGCCAAGAAGCCGAAGAAGGCGGCTGGCGGCGCAACTCCGAAGAAGAGCGCTAAGAAAACACCGAAGAAAGCGAAGAAGCCGGCCGCGGCCACTGTGACCAAGAAAGTGGCTAAGAGCCCAAAGAAGGCCAAGGTTGCGAAGCCCAAGAAAGCTGCCAAAAGTGCTGCCAAGGCTGTGAAGCCCAAGGCCGCTAAGCCCAAGGTTGTCAAGCCTAAGAAGGCGGCGCCCAAGAAGAAATAG